In the Streptomyces sp. BHT-5-2 genome, one interval contains:
- a CDS encoding GntR family transcriptional regulator, with amino-acid sequence MTPPVVHSLREQIREHILEGIVSGRWQPGERIVERRIAVELEVSQTPVREALRELESLQLIESAPNKGVRVRNLTADDLKESYPVRAGLEQVAAELAAGRLAEDTAALEREVAALREADAAGDGEAQVRHTVAFHREIVRAAGNAVLLHTWESLGVEVWTTLSIRWFSPEPRSHAQDHQELVDAFRRRDPRIGALLKAHVLSCAPRV; translated from the coding sequence ATGACCCCGCCCGTCGTCCACTCGCTGCGCGAACAGATCCGCGAGCACATCCTGGAGGGGATCGTCAGCGGCCGCTGGCAGCCGGGCGAGCGGATCGTGGAGCGGCGGATCGCGGTGGAGCTGGAGGTCAGCCAGACGCCGGTGCGGGAGGCGCTGCGGGAGCTGGAGTCGCTCCAGCTGATCGAGTCGGCGCCGAACAAGGGCGTCCGGGTGCGCAATCTCACCGCGGACGACCTCAAGGAGAGCTACCCGGTCCGGGCCGGGCTGGAGCAGGTCGCCGCGGAGCTGGCGGCGGGCCGGCTGGCGGAGGACACCGCGGCGCTGGAGCGCGAGGTGGCGGCCCTGCGGGAGGCCGACGCGGCGGGCGACGGCGAGGCCCAGGTGCGGCACACGGTGGCCTTCCACCGGGAGATCGTGCGGGCGGCCGGGAACGCCGTGCTGCTGCACACCTGGGAGTCGCTGGGCGTCGAGGTCTGGACGACGCTGTCGATCCGCTGGTTCAGCCCCGAGCCGCGCTCGCACGCCCAGGACCACCAGGAGCTGGTGGACGCGTTCCGGCGGCGCGACCCGCGGATCGGCGCGCTCCTCAAGGCGCATGTGCTGAGCTGCGCGCCGCGGGTCTGA
- the aceE gene encoding pyruvate dehydrogenase (acetyl-transferring), homodimeric type — MPDPVRLPYSQLDQLPDRDPEETAEWRESLDAVAKAAGPHRAAYLMRRALEHTAHTEGTDLPSLLETDYVNTIPTSAEPAFPGDEALEARITAWNRWNAAAMVTRGSKLGLGGHIATFASAAWLYETGFQHFFRGKEGDGSGDQLYIQGHASPGIYARAFLEGRLTEDQLDHFRQEAGGEGLPSYPHPRRLPWLWEFPTVSMGLGPLSAIYQARFNRYLEHRGIKDTANSHVWAFLGDGEMDEPESTAALALAGREGLDNLTFVINCNLQRLDGPVRPNFKIVQELEAQFRAAGWNVVKALWGRAWDEVFALDTDGVLLQRLRETPDAQFQTYATRDAAYLREHFFGASDALKALGAQLSDAKLLELFQTSRAGHEPRKVYAAYQAAVEHKGAPTVILAQTVKGYTLGTGFESRNANHQMKKLTMAEFRTMRDLLELPIPDSALEGDLVPYWRPAEDSPEMRYLRTRRAALDGPAPARQVVAKPLPMPADKNFDALKKGSGSQEIATTMAFVRLVKDLMRDKETGKRWVPIVPDEARTFGMESLFPTAGLYSPKGATYDPVDRDQLLWYKEARNGQILNEGITEAGSLADFTAAATSYATHGEPMIPFYIFYSMFGWQRTADQFWALADQLGRGFVIGATAGRTTMTGEGLQHADGHSHLIASTNPAALSYDPAFAYEVAVIVKEGLRRMYGPDAEDVFYYLTVYNETKVQPPMPEGVEEGILKGLYRFKEAGSVEGAPGGAEVPRLQLLASGTAIHWALEAQQLLAADWGVAADVWSAPSWTELRRDALECDAARLEGEDRIPYVTRALAGAPGPVVAVSDWMRAVPDQIAPWVEQDWTSIGTDGFGLSDTREAARRHFGVDPQSVVVQALAALARRGDVKPEAVKEARERYGL, encoded by the coding sequence ATGCCCGATCCCGTGCGCCTGCCGTACAGCCAGCTCGACCAGCTCCCGGACCGCGACCCCGAGGAGACGGCCGAGTGGCGCGAGTCGCTGGACGCCGTCGCCAAGGCAGCGGGCCCGCACCGCGCCGCGTACCTGATGCGCCGCGCCCTGGAGCACACCGCCCACACCGAGGGCACCGACCTGCCCTCGCTGCTGGAGACGGACTACGTCAACACCATCCCGACCTCCGCCGAGCCCGCCTTCCCGGGTGACGAGGCGCTGGAGGCCCGGATCACCGCCTGGAACCGCTGGAACGCGGCGGCCATGGTGACCCGCGGCTCCAAGCTCGGCCTGGGCGGCCACATCGCGACCTTCGCGTCGGCGGCCTGGCTCTACGAGACCGGCTTCCAGCACTTCTTCCGCGGCAAGGAGGGCGACGGCTCCGGCGACCAGCTCTACATACAGGGCCACGCCTCCCCCGGCATCTACGCCCGCGCCTTCCTCGAAGGCCGGCTCACCGAGGACCAGCTCGACCACTTCCGCCAGGAGGCCGGCGGCGAGGGCCTGCCCTCGTACCCGCACCCGCGGCGGCTGCCCTGGCTGTGGGAGTTCCCCACCGTCTCCATGGGCCTGGGCCCGCTCTCCGCGATCTACCAGGCGCGCTTCAACCGCTACCTGGAGCACCGCGGCATCAAGGACACCGCCAACTCGCACGTGTGGGCGTTCCTCGGCGACGGCGAGATGGACGAGCCGGAGTCGACCGCCGCGCTGGCGCTGGCCGGCCGCGAGGGGCTGGACAACCTCACCTTCGTCATCAACTGCAACCTCCAGCGCCTGGACGGCCCGGTCCGCCCCAACTTCAAGATCGTGCAGGAGCTGGAGGCCCAGTTCCGCGCCGCCGGGTGGAACGTCGTCAAGGCCCTGTGGGGCCGGGCGTGGGACGAGGTCTTCGCGCTCGACACCGACGGCGTGCTGCTCCAGCGGCTGCGCGAGACCCCGGACGCGCAGTTCCAGACGTACGCCACCCGCGACGCCGCCTATCTGCGCGAGCACTTCTTCGGCGCGAGCGACGCCCTGAAGGCGCTCGGCGCGCAGCTCTCCGACGCCAAGCTGCTGGAGCTGTTCCAGACCTCCCGCGCCGGCCACGAGCCGCGCAAGGTGTACGCCGCGTACCAGGCCGCCGTCGAGCACAAGGGCGCGCCGACGGTCATCCTGGCGCAGACCGTCAAGGGCTACACCCTGGGCACGGGCTTCGAGTCCCGCAACGCCAACCACCAGATGAAGAAGCTGACGATGGCGGAGTTCCGCACCATGCGGGACCTGCTCGAACTCCCCATCCCGGACAGCGCGTTGGAGGGCGACCTGGTGCCGTACTGGCGCCCGGCCGAGGACTCCCCCGAGATGCGGTACCTGCGCACCCGGCGCGCCGCCCTGGACGGCCCGGCCCCGGCCCGCCAGGTCGTGGCCAAGCCGCTGCCGATGCCCGCCGACAAGAACTTCGACGCGCTGAAGAAGGGCTCCGGCAGCCAGGAGATCGCCACCACCATGGCGTTCGTCCGGCTGGTCAAGGACCTGATGCGGGACAAGGAGACCGGCAAGCGCTGGGTCCCGATCGTCCCGGACGAGGCCCGCACCTTCGGCATGGAGTCGCTCTTCCCGACCGCCGGCCTCTACTCCCCCAAGGGCGCGACCTACGACCCGGTCGACCGGGACCAGCTGCTCTGGTACAAGGAGGCCCGGAACGGCCAGATCCTCAACGAGGGGATCACCGAGGCCGGTTCGCTGGCCGACTTCACCGCCGCCGCGACGTCGTACGCGACGCACGGCGAGCCGATGATCCCGTTCTACATCTTCTACTCGATGTTCGGCTGGCAGCGGACCGCCGACCAGTTCTGGGCGCTCGCCGACCAGCTGGGCCGCGGCTTCGTGATCGGCGCCACCGCCGGCCGCACGACGATGACCGGTGAGGGCCTCCAGCACGCCGACGGCCACTCGCACCTGATCGCCTCCACCAACCCGGCGGCGCTCTCGTACGACCCGGCGTTCGCCTACGAGGTGGCCGTGATCGTCAAGGAGGGCCTGCGCCGGATGTACGGTCCGGACGCGGAGGACGTCTTCTACTACCTGACGGTCTACAACGAGACCAAGGTGCAGCCGCCGATGCCGGAGGGCGTCGAGGAGGGCATCCTCAAGGGCCTCTACCGCTTCAAGGAGGCCGGCTCCGTCGAGGGTGCCCCCGGGGGCGCCGAGGTCCCGCGGCTCCAGCTGCTGGCCTCCGGCACCGCGATCCACTGGGCCCTGGAGGCGCAGCAGTTGCTGGCCGCCGACTGGGGCGTGGCGGCGGACGTGTGGTCCGCGCCGTCCTGGACGGAGCTGCGCCGCGACGCCCTGGAGTGCGACGCGGCCCGCCTGGAGGGCGAGGACCGCATCCCCTACGTGACCCGTGCGCTGGCCGGTGCGCCCGGCCCGGTCGTCGCGGTGAGCGACTGGATGCGGGCGGTCCCGGACCAGATCGCCCCGTGGGTCGAGCAGGACTGGACCTCCATCGGGACGGACGGCTTCGGTCTGTCCGACACCCGCGAGGCGGCCCGCCGGCACTTCGGCGTGGACCCGCAGTCGGTGGTCGTCCAGGCGCTGGCGGCCCTGGCCCGGCGCGGGGACGTCAAGCCGGAAGCGGTCAAGGAGGCCCGCGAGCGCTACGGGCTGTGA
- a CDS encoding YafY family protein yields the protein MRAARLIRMVLLLQSRPSMTAGELARELEVSERTVARDVLSLSEAGVPVYADRGRSGGYRLIGGYRTRLTGMGRSEAEALFLSGVPSALREMGLADVASAARLKVSAALLPELRDAASGAAQRFHLDAPRWYHDPETPALLPVIADAVWDDRRLTARYLRAGHEVSRELEPYGLVLKAGVWYLAARVAEPPEGPAAATAGFRVYRVDRFTAAEPHRPPDAPWGGGPGGDAAGGGRFVRDPEFDLPAFWAERAEQFRRSLLRAEVVLRLSPRGVLQLPYVTEPAAAREAVERATAGGGPDARGWLTVTLAVESEEVAYAQLLALGPEAEALAPAGLRERFAAAARRAAALYAPAEEAAGPDPPRR from the coding sequence ATGCGTGCCGCACGGCTGATCAGAATGGTGCTGCTGCTCCAGTCGCGGCCGTCGATGACGGCCGGCGAGCTGGCGCGGGAGCTGGAGGTCTCGGAGCGCACCGTCGCCCGGGACGTGCTGTCCCTCTCGGAGGCCGGCGTGCCGGTCTACGCCGACCGCGGCCGCTCCGGGGGCTACCGCCTGATAGGCGGCTACCGCACCCGGCTGACGGGCATGGGCCGCAGCGAGGCGGAGGCGCTCTTCCTGTCCGGAGTGCCCTCCGCGCTGCGCGAGATGGGCCTGGCCGACGTCGCGTCCGCGGCCCGGCTGAAGGTCTCCGCCGCGCTGCTGCCGGAGCTGCGGGACGCCGCGTCGGGCGCCGCCCAGCGGTTCCATCTGGACGCGCCGCGCTGGTACCACGATCCGGAGACGCCCGCGCTGCTGCCGGTGATCGCCGACGCGGTGTGGGACGACCGTCGGCTGACGGCCCGTTATCTCCGCGCGGGCCACGAGGTGTCCCGGGAGCTGGAGCCCTACGGCCTCGTGCTGAAGGCCGGCGTCTGGTATCTGGCGGCCCGGGTGGCCGAGCCGCCCGAGGGGCCCGCGGCGGCGACGGCCGGCTTCCGGGTGTACCGCGTCGACCGGTTCACCGCCGCCGAGCCGCACCGCCCGCCGGACGCCCCCTGGGGCGGCGGCCCGGGTGGGGACGCGGCGGGCGGCGGGCGCTTCGTCCGCGATCCGGAGTTCGACCTGCCCGCCTTCTGGGCCGAGCGGGCCGAGCAGTTCCGGCGGTCGCTGCTGCGCGCGGAGGTGGTGCTCCGGCTCTCCCCGCGCGGCGTCCTGCAACTTCCCTACGTCACCGAGCCGGCCGCGGCCCGGGAGGCCGTCGAGCGGGCGACGGCCGGTGGCGGGCCCGATGCCCGGGGGTGGCTGACGGTCACCCTCGCCGTGGAGTCCGAGGAGGTCGCCTACGCCCAGCTGCTGGCGCTCGGCCCGGAGGCAGAGGCGCTGGCGCCCGCCGGGCTGCGGGAGCGGTTCGCGGCGGCCGCCCGCCGCGCCGCCGCGCTCTACGCCCCGGCTGAGGAGGCCGCCGGTCCGGACCCGCCCCGGCGGTAG
- a CDS encoding SDR family oxidoreductase — protein sequence MTGRVALVAGATRGAGRAMAVELGRAGAVVYVTGRTTRENVSEVGRPTETIEQTAELVDAAGGTGIAVPTDHLEPEQVRALVERIDREQGRLDVLVNSVWGGDRLIQFDTKVWDLDLAGGLRMFRLGVDTHVITGHFALPLLIRRPGGLVVEVTDGTADFNRTYRDSLCFDITKNVPHRIAFGLAAELREYGGTAVSLTPGFLRSEEMLDHFGVTEETWRDAIAREPHFAIAESPALIGRAVRALAADPDKARFSGRSLSSGQLAKEYDFTDTDGTRPDCFGYFADVVLGGKDASPEDYRRGGSGPAASSAGA from the coding sequence CTGACCGGGCGGGTGGCGCTGGTCGCCGGCGCCACCCGGGGCGCGGGCCGGGCGATGGCGGTGGAACTGGGCCGGGCCGGCGCGGTGGTCTACGTCACCGGCCGCACGACCCGGGAGAACGTCAGCGAGGTCGGCCGGCCCACGGAGACCATCGAGCAGACCGCGGAGCTGGTCGACGCGGCGGGCGGCACCGGGATCGCGGTGCCCACCGACCACCTGGAGCCGGAGCAGGTCAGGGCGCTCGTCGAACGCATCGACCGGGAGCAGGGGCGGCTGGACGTCCTGGTGAACAGCGTCTGGGGCGGCGACCGGCTGATCCAGTTCGACACCAAGGTGTGGGACCTGGACCTGGCCGGCGGACTGCGGATGTTCCGGCTCGGTGTCGACACCCACGTCATCACCGGCCACTTCGCGCTGCCGCTGCTGATCCGGCGGCCCGGCGGACTGGTCGTCGAGGTCACCGACGGCACCGCCGACTTCAACCGCACCTACCGCGACAGCCTCTGCTTCGACATCACCAAGAACGTCCCGCACCGGATCGCCTTCGGACTCGCCGCCGAACTGCGCGAGTACGGCGGCACCGCGGTCTCGCTGACCCCGGGCTTCCTGCGCTCCGAGGAGATGCTGGACCACTTCGGCGTCACCGAGGAGACCTGGCGCGACGCGATCGCCCGGGAACCGCACTTCGCCATCGCCGAGTCCCCGGCCCTGATCGGCCGCGCGGTACGGGCCCTGGCCGCCGATCCGGACAAGGCGCGCTTCAGCGGCCGGTCGCTCTCCAGCGGTCAGTTGGCGAAGGAGTACGACTTCACCGACACGGACGGCACCCGGCCGGACTGCTTCGGCTACTTCGCGGACGTGGTGCTGGGCGGCAAGGACGCGAGCCCGGAGGACTACCGCCGGGGCGGGTCCGGACCGGCGGCCTCCTCAGCCGGGGCGTAG
- a CDS encoding DUF4240 domain-containing protein, with protein MDETDFWELIDGSRAAAGGDPEEQADALVERLLGLDPDRVVDFARHFEERYNRAYTWDLWAAAALMLDGASDDAFDYFRCWLIGQGRHVFEGALDDPDQLARLVGDFDEDTDGDAEELGYAADEAYEQLTGVVMPDLRLPPAPPEPLGGYLDFDDDAALAERFPRLWTRFRR; from the coding sequence ATGGACGAGACGGACTTCTGGGAGCTGATCGACGGCTCCCGCGCGGCTGCCGGGGGCGACCCCGAGGAGCAGGCCGACGCACTGGTCGAGCGGCTGCTCGGACTGGACCCGGACCGCGTCGTCGACTTCGCCCGCCACTTCGAGGAACGCTACAACCGGGCCTACACCTGGGACCTGTGGGCCGCCGCCGCCCTGATGCTGGACGGCGCGAGCGACGACGCCTTCGACTACTTCCGCTGCTGGCTGATCGGCCAGGGCCGGCACGTCTTCGAGGGCGCGCTGGACGATCCGGACCAGCTCGCCCGGCTCGTCGGCGACTTCGACGAGGACACCGACGGCGACGCCGAGGAGCTGGGCTACGCCGCCGACGAGGCGTACGAGCAGCTGACCGGCGTCGTCATGCCCGATCTGCGGCTGCCGCCGGCCCCGCCGGAACCCCTCGGCGGCTACCTCGACTTCGACGACGACGCGGCCCTGGCCGAGCGCTTCCCGCGCCTGTGGACCCGCTTCCGCCGCTGA
- a CDS encoding TIGR01777 family oxidoreductase has product MRIAITGSTGLIGTALVRNLRADGHDVVRLVRRRPAAADEVTWDPKGRRLDPAALAGCAAVVHLAGAGVADHRWTAAYKQELHDSRVLGTRTLATALAAMDEPPRVLVSGSAIGFYGDTGDRRTDESAPAGTGFLPELCVAWEEAAAPAQEAGIRTVFARTGLVVAGSGGAWGRLFPLFRLGLGGRLGDGGQYWSFISLRDHLAALRHLLVTEGLSGPVNLTAPEPVTNREATAVMGRVLRRPTLCTVPAPVLRLVLGEFAQDVLGSQRIVPRRLLESGFAFTDPRIGDAVRAALAP; this is encoded by the coding sequence ATGCGGATCGCGATCACCGGCTCGACCGGACTCATCGGCACGGCCCTCGTCCGGAACCTGCGCGCGGACGGCCACGACGTCGTCCGGCTCGTCCGCCGACGGCCGGCGGCGGCCGACGAGGTGACCTGGGACCCCAAGGGGCGGCGGCTGGACCCGGCCGCGCTGGCCGGCTGCGCGGCGGTGGTGCACCTCGCCGGGGCGGGCGTCGCCGACCACCGCTGGACGGCCGCCTACAAGCAGGAGCTCCACGACAGCCGGGTACTGGGCACCCGGACGCTGGCCACCGCGCTGGCCGCGATGGACGAGCCGCCGCGGGTCCTCGTCAGCGGCAGCGCCATCGGCTTCTACGGCGACACCGGCGACCGGCGCACGGACGAGAGCGCGCCGGCCGGCACGGGCTTCCTGCCGGAGCTGTGCGTGGCGTGGGAGGAGGCGGCGGCGCCCGCCCAGGAGGCCGGCATCCGGACCGTCTTCGCCCGGACCGGCCTGGTCGTGGCGGGCTCCGGCGGGGCCTGGGGGCGGCTCTTCCCGCTGTTCCGGCTGGGGTTGGGCGGCCGGCTCGGGGACGGCGGCCAGTACTGGAGCTTCATCTCCCTGCGGGACCACCTCGCGGCACTCCGCCATCTGCTGGTCACCGAGGGGCTGTCCGGGCCGGTCAACCTCACCGCACCGGAGCCGGTCACCAACCGCGAGGCGACGGCGGTGATGGGCCGGGTGCTGCGCCGCCCCACGCTGTGCACGGTGCCGGCGCCGGTGCTGCGGCTCGTCCTCGGGGAGTTCGCACAGGACGTGCTGGGCAGTCAACGGATCGTGCCGCGAAGGCTGCTGGAGTCCGGTTTCGCCTTCACGGACCCGCGGATCGGCGACGCGGTGCGCGCCGCTCTGGCGCCGTAG
- a CDS encoding FAD-dependent oxidoreductase, with translation MLRSASAVDVVIVGAGPAGLAAARHLTGAGLAVTVLEAAERVGGRSATDEVDGFRLDRCGRPLAVSPVALRRTPGLAELTLRPFAAGLGLHNGQRVQRVSPLRCTRGALSAARALTRADRRTERTADRPVSDALAGRPAFPPRTHDTFLRPLLGALLCDPRLGGSSRGAAQVLRAFAEGRLALPTGGASAVPELLAAGLPPGTVRTSVTVTAVDTNGVHTREHGRIPCRAVLVATGARDAAALLPGLRVPAFHPLTVLHHTADAPAGTRGGPARDTALILPTEGPIGFSYLAGAIDPSRTPPGRPLVTTVVLGPAAALPLDVLDKTVRPRLDRIYGVRTDDWQLLTGHHNPYAVPAMATPHDPQRAVRVLAGLYVCGDHRDTSTLQGALRSGHRAARALLQDFGLPARSEPDAVPAAA, from the coding sequence GTGCTGCGCTCCGCATCGGCCGTCGACGTCGTCATCGTGGGGGCCGGGCCGGCCGGCCTCGCCGCCGCCCGCCATCTGACCGGGGCCGGGCTCGCGGTCACCGTCCTGGAGGCCGCCGAGCGGGTCGGCGGCCGCTCCGCCACCGACGAGGTGGACGGCTTCCGCCTGGACCGCTGCGGCCGTCCGCTGGCGGTCTCCCCGGTCGCGCTGCGCCGCACCCCCGGCCTGGCCGAGCTGACGCTGCGTCCGTTCGCGGCCGGGCTGGGCCTGCACAACGGGCAACGGGTGCAGCGCGTCAGTCCGCTGCGGTGCACAAGGGGCGCACTCTCCGCGGCGCGCGCCCTCACACGCGCCGACCGGCGCACGGAGCGGACCGCCGACCGTCCGGTCAGCGACGCCCTGGCCGGCCGCCCGGCGTTCCCGCCCCGCACCCACGACACCTTCCTGCGGCCGCTGCTGGGCGCGCTGCTCTGCGATCCCCGGCTGGGCGGCTCCAGCCGGGGCGCGGCGCAGGTGCTGCGGGCCTTCGCGGAGGGCCGGCTGGCGCTGCCGACCGGCGGCGCCTCGGCCGTGCCGGAGCTGCTGGCGGCCGGTCTGCCGCCGGGCACCGTACGGACCTCCGTGACGGTCACGGCCGTCGACACCAACGGCGTGCACACCCGCGAGCACGGCCGGATACCGTGCCGGGCGGTGCTGGTGGCGACCGGCGCGCGGGACGCCGCCGCGCTGCTGCCGGGGCTGCGGGTGCCCGCGTTCCACCCGCTGACGGTGCTGCACCACACCGCGGACGCCCCGGCCGGCACCCGCGGCGGCCCGGCCCGGGACACCGCCCTGATCCTGCCGACCGAGGGCCCGATCGGCTTCAGCTACCTCGCCGGCGCGATCGACCCGTCCCGTACCCCGCCCGGCCGGCCGCTGGTCACCACCGTCGTCCTCGGCCCCGCCGCGGCACTGCCGCTGGACGTCCTCGACAAGACCGTCCGGCCCCGGCTGGACCGGATCTACGGCGTGCGGACGGACGACTGGCAACTCCTGACGGGGCATCACAACCCGTACGCGGTACCGGCGATGGCCACCCCGCACGACCCGCAGCGCGCCGTACGGGTGCTGGCCGGGCTCTACGTGTGCGGCGACCACCGGGACACCAGCACCCTCCAGGGCGCCCTGCGCTCCGGCCACCGCGCCGCCCGCGCACTCCTCCAGGACTTCGGCCTCCCGGCCCGCTCGGAACCGGACGCCGTACCCGCGGCGGCCTAG
- a CDS encoding regulator, translating to MTERPPHHTPNRQLAALIAEAGFSNAGLARRVDQLGIEHGLDLRYDKTSVTRWLRGQQPRGTTPALIAEVFTRRLGRRLSAQDLGLDACAPVYAGLEFASTPSEAVDIVSGLWRKDSGSHAELRKIAFTPAGLVVPSRDWLIGRPDERVAHGEPAGEAGDRVPLQGGRSAVPRQRQTERVDRTQGGRVTSGDIAALRSVGELFRALDHAYGGGHARQALVRYLEHEAEPMLRGSYGETVGRRLFSAAADLTRLAGWTSYDIAAHGLAQRYFVQALRLSQAAGDRAYGAYVLVTMSRQAVYLGHGREAVQLARVAQQGVGSGVPPTVQALLHAAEARGHGVLGEVRACTAALARAERALESARPGDDTPYWARFFDEAQLADELAHCHRDLQQYRAASQHAERSLQLRAAGFARSRLFCRVVLATARLGLGELEQACTLGAEAALQASEMRSVRAHEYVRDFERRLEPYRDAPAVRGYRERVAALG from the coding sequence ATGACGGAACGACCCCCGCACCACACGCCCAACCGCCAACTGGCCGCGCTCATCGCCGAGGCGGGCTTCTCCAACGCAGGGCTGGCCAGACGGGTTGATCAACTGGGCATCGAGCACGGCCTCGACCTGCGCTACGACAAGACGTCGGTGACGCGCTGGCTGCGCGGGCAGCAGCCCCGAGGCACCACCCCCGCGCTGATCGCGGAGGTCTTCACCCGCCGGCTGGGGCGCCGGCTGTCCGCGCAGGACCTCGGTCTGGACGCCTGCGCGCCGGTGTACGCCGGGCTCGAATTCGCCTCGACCCCCAGCGAGGCGGTGGACATCGTCAGCGGGCTGTGGCGCAAGGACTCCGGCAGCCATGCCGAGCTCCGCAAGATCGCGTTCACCCCGGCCGGCCTGGTGGTGCCCAGCCGGGACTGGCTCATCGGCCGCCCCGACGAACGCGTCGCGCACGGCGAGCCGGCGGGCGAGGCCGGCGACCGGGTCCCGCTCCAGGGCGGCCGCTCCGCGGTGCCCCGGCAACGGCAGACCGAGCGGGTCGACCGCACCCAGGGCGGCCGGGTCACCTCCGGCGACATCGCGGCGCTGCGCTCGGTCGGCGAACTGTTCCGCGCCCTGGACCACGCCTACGGCGGCGGCCACGCCCGCCAAGCCCTGGTGCGCTATCTGGAGCACGAGGCCGAGCCGATGCTGCGCGGCTCCTACGGGGAGACCGTCGGCCGACGGCTGTTCTCGGCCGCCGCCGATCTGACCCGGCTGGCCGGCTGGACCTCGTACGACATCGCCGCGCACGGCCTGGCGCAGCGGTACTTCGTCCAGGCGCTGCGGCTGTCCCAGGCCGCCGGCGACCGGGCGTACGGCGCCTATGTCCTGGTGACGATGAGCCGGCAGGCGGTCTATCTGGGGCACGGCCGGGAGGCCGTCCAACTGGCCCGGGTCGCCCAGCAGGGCGTCGGCAGCGGTGTGCCGCCCACCGTGCAGGCGCTGCTGCACGCCGCCGAGGCGCGCGGCCACGGCGTGCTCGGCGAGGTCCGGGCCTGCACGGCCGCGCTGGCCCGCGCCGAACGGGCCCTGGAGAGCGCCCGCCCCGGGGACGACACCCCCTACTGGGCGCGCTTCTTCGACGAGGCCCAGCTAGCCGACGAACTCGCGCACTGCCACCGCGATCTCCAGCAGTACCGCGCCGCCTCCCAGCACGCCGAGCGCTCGCTGCAACTGCGTGCCGCCGGATTCGCCCGCAGCCGGCTGTTCTGCCGGGTGGTGCTGGCCACCGCGCGGCTGGGCCTGGGCGAACTGGAGCAGGCGTGCACGCTCGGCGCCGAGGCGGCCCTGCAGGCGTCCGAGATGCGCTCCGTCCGGGCCCACGAGTACGTCCGGGACTTCGAGCGCAGGCTGGAGCCGTACCGGGACGCGCCGGCGGTGCGCGGCTACCGCGAGCGGGTGGCCGCGCTGGGCTGA
- the lipB gene encoding lipoyl(octanoyl) transferase LipB: MTAISRGETPVPEGLRFVHLGFGTDAVEYESAWQEQRRVHAARFADEIPDTCLLLEHQAVYTAGRRTSEDERPLDGTPVVDVDRGGKITWHGPGQLVGYPIQKLPRPVDVVAHVRRLEEALIRVCAEFGVEGTRVEGRSGVWVLGDPTEQRPALGGLQLDFDPRTADELFDPRLNGPEYAPSNAGQRGEDRKLAAIGIRVAKGVTMHGFALNVNPDTTSFDKIVPCGIRDAGVASLSGELGREVTIAEALPVVEKHLADVLENAVLLPRAV; this comes from the coding sequence GTGACTGCGATCTCTCGGGGGGAGACCCCCGTACCCGAGGGGCTGCGCTTTGTGCATCTGGGCTTCGGGACGGACGCCGTCGAGTACGAGTCGGCGTGGCAGGAGCAGCGTCGCGTGCACGCCGCCAGGTTCGCCGACGAGATCCCCGACACCTGCCTGCTCCTGGAGCACCAGGCCGTCTACACGGCGGGCCGCCGCACCTCCGAGGACGAGCGCCCCCTGGACGGCACCCCGGTCGTCGACGTGGACCGCGGCGGGAAGATCACCTGGCACGGCCCGGGCCAGCTGGTGGGCTACCCGATCCAGAAGCTGCCGCGCCCGGTCGACGTGGTCGCGCACGTCCGGCGGCTGGAGGAGGCCCTGATCCGGGTCTGCGCCGAGTTCGGCGTCGAGGGCACCCGGGTCGAGGGGCGCAGCGGCGTGTGGGTCCTGGGCGATCCGACGGAGCAGCGGCCGGCCCTGGGCGGCCTGCAGCTCGACTTCGACCCGCGGACCGCGGACGAGCTGTTCGACCCGCGGCTGAACGGCCCGGAGTACGCCCCGTCCAACGCCGGCCAGCGCGGCGAGGACCGCAAGCTCGCCGCGATCGGCATCCGCGTCGCCAAGGGCGTCACCATGCACGGCTTCGCCCTCAATGTGAATCCGGACACCACGTCGTTCGACAAGATCGTGCCGTGCGGCATCCGGGACGCCGGCGTCGCCTCGCTCTCCGGCGAGCTGGGCCGCGAGGTGACCATCGCCGAGGCCCTGCCGGTCGTCGAGAAACACCTGGCGGACGTCCTGGAGAACGCCGTCCTGCTCCCCCGCGCGGTCTGA